From Sodalis glossinidius str. 'morsitans', the proteins below share one genomic window:
- a CDS encoding class II holin family protein, with the protein MNNISDVAAGLSYGTSLGSGGYWLLQLMDTVSPGQWSAIGVLASVFFGLLTYLTNLYFKIKDYRRKRH; encoded by the coding sequence ATGAATAACATTTCGGACGTTGCGGCGGGGCTATCCTACGGCACGTCATTGGGAAGCGGCGGCTATTGGCTGCTTCAGCTTATGGACACCGTCAGTCCGGGGCAATGGTCTGCTATCGGCGTGCTGGCATCGGTATTTTTTGGTCTTTTGACCTATCTCACCAATCTGTATTTCAAAATCAAAGATTACCGGCGAAAAAGGCACTGA
- a CDS encoding lysozyme has translation MASKSKLSAAMLALIAAGATSTVMMSQFQDEKEGLRTAAYQDGGGVWTICGGTTFVNGKPVVQGMRLSVDQCERIDKVEQAKALAWVERNVRVPLTETQKVGIASFCPWSIGPAKCFSSTFWKKLNAGDRSGACAEIRRWIWDGGRDCRIRSNNCYGQVLRREQEAELTCWGLDE, from the coding sequence ATGGCGAGCAAAAGTAAACTCAGTGCGGCCATGTTGGCGTTAATCGCTGCCGGTGCGACGAGCACGGTAATGATGTCGCAGTTTCAGGATGAAAAAGAAGGGCTACGGACAGCGGCATACCAGGACGGGGGCGGTGTCTGGACTATCTGTGGCGGCACTACCTTCGTTAACGGTAAGCCGGTAGTTCAAGGGATGCGGTTGTCTGTAGACCAATGCGAGAGAATTGATAAGGTCGAGCAGGCTAAAGCATTGGCTTGGGTTGAGCGGAATGTGCGTGTGCCTCTGACCGAGACGCAAAAAGTGGGCATTGCCTCATTCTGTCCGTGGAGCATAGGCCCGGCTAAGTGCTTTTCGTCCACGTTCTGGAAAAAGCTCAACGCCGGGGATCGCAGTGGTGCCTGTGCCGAAATCAGGCGCTGGATTTGGGATGGTGGTCGAGATTGCCGTATCCGTTCAAATAACTGCTACGGTCAGGTGCTGCGGCGTGAACAGGAAGCAGAGCTGACATGCTGGGGACTTGATGAATGA